The following coding sequences are from one Sulfitobacter sp. HNIBRBA3233 window:
- a CDS encoding cache domain-containing protein: MLDPNTKISSRASTRITMFVLASIICAAVFVGVMVSRQAADAQRQLHQDIVLRGGDAVGLSFNMAIKREWASLHAVARNVGTSSQQQTNDFMDAVAQTGGQVAWAGVADLSGKVVSGSNRRREGEDVSERRWYQEGLRGPNVGNVHNTTSLKRDNQETGERLLNLSTPIYDADSGEISGVVVYSVRMAWVSSFLSQAREQLNVDIVVQNREGETLVDTRDEPTVLPEAAVVQAGLGRSAAGSFRIVGDSGGLFAIAPNFVTDELPDFGWRVYALLDSDGVANVLPGLLTNAIIAVAIAASFVLAVTLVTLRLVLRPFEELTETAVQIANGKDVYPIETRASREAIMLSRALVLIQSKVEKLPKLKEAGAPVLEMLRPSAARNDADAGEPESKQTDKRQTRLGEKA; encoded by the coding sequence ATGTTAGACCCCAATACCAAGATTTCATCGCGCGCGTCCACTCGGATTACGATGTTCGTCCTCGCATCGATTATCTGCGCGGCGGTCTTTGTGGGCGTCATGGTATCGCGGCAAGCCGCTGATGCGCAGCGGCAACTGCATCAGGATATCGTCCTGCGCGGCGGCGACGCGGTCGGCCTGAGCTTCAATATGGCCATCAAGCGGGAATGGGCGAGTCTTCACGCCGTTGCCCGTAACGTCGGCACCTCTTCGCAGCAGCAGACAAACGACTTCATGGATGCTGTCGCCCAGACCGGTGGTCAGGTGGCCTGGGCGGGGGTCGCGGACCTGTCAGGGAAGGTTGTATCGGGGTCGAACCGGCGTCGCGAGGGCGAGGACGTGAGCGAACGGCGCTGGTATCAGGAAGGCCTGCGCGGCCCGAATGTCGGCAACGTCCACAACACGACATCACTCAAGCGCGATAATCAGGAAACGGGCGAGCGGCTGCTCAACCTGTCGACCCCGATCTACGACGCCGACTCCGGTGAAATCTCGGGCGTCGTGGTTTACAGTGTGCGTATGGCCTGGGTCAGTTCGTTCCTCTCGCAGGCACGCGAGCAGTTGAACGTCGACATCGTCGTGCAGAACCGCGAGGGCGAGACCCTCGTAGATACCCGCGACGAACCTACTGTACTGCCTGAGGCCGCTGTCGTGCAGGCAGGCCTCGGCAGGAGCGCAGCCGGATCTTTCCGGATCGTAGGCGACAGCGGCGGACTTTTCGCCATTGCGCCGAATTTCGTGACCGATGAGCTTCCGGATTTCGGATGGAGGGTTTACGCGCTGCTCGACAGCGATGGCGTGGCGAACGTGCTGCCGGGGCTGCTCACCAATGCGATCATCGCGGTTGCAATCGCTGCAAGCTTTGTGCTGGCCGTGACCCTCGTGACGCTGCGTCTGGTCCTGCGCCCGTTCGAGGAACTGACCGAAACGGCGGTCCAGATCGCAAACGGCAAGGACGTCTACCCGATAGAGACCCGCGCCTCGCGCGAAGCCATCATGCTGTCCCGCGCGCTCGTCCTCATTCAAAGCAAGGTAGAGAAGCTGCCAAAACTCAAGGAAGCGGGAGCGCCAGTGCTGGAAATGCTCCGACCGTCAGCGGCCAGAAACGATGCTGACGCCGGCGAACCGGAGTCCAAGCAGACGGACAAGCGGCAGACCCGCTTGGGCGAAAAGGCCTGA
- a CDS encoding glycosyltransferase, which produces MLPFPHLGELGSVSMHLVLVIGVAGLLPALIDVSRTLHRSILLGVAALLALRYAWWRATETIAPFGFNLDTLGSWMLLGLELFSIVGSLSAFLILSRVKRRSGEADAYASWWGSENPRVAILIATYNEEKDVLERTIVGAKSLRYPNKEIVVCDDKRRDWLRDYCAEIGVRYIRRPTNEGQKAGNINHALDRLAEDDVVPDFIAVLDADFVPHRGFVSRTLALFHDSKVGLVQTPQFFFNADPIQHNFNLSRSLPDEQRFFFDHMQPSRDAWGIAFCCGTSSMCRWSALREIGGFNTESVTEDFMLTLALQNGGWKTIYLSEPLTEGLAPEGLKEYITQRARWCLGLMQIARSSLGPFAPSNLRLRDRWSVIDSILFWTTTFPFRLAAIIFPLLYWYFGIIVVDASLADVISYFGAYYFWILMTLNFLSRGMVVPILNDVSQLLGAIPITRAAFSALLRPHGHPFSVTAKGGDRSKVVIQWRIMMPFLVGLVLTIVGLLLGIFVDRFASYDAGDGKWVILFWSLYNVFVLAVTCLACIERPRTELHVSDKAELAEYTVNGVSHQLWLTSLTSQTVRIRGIKVPITTRGRLVIADIPGQIEVYAIAEVGDGMRLGLLPTEEQHEAMLIKLYAEGNEPGVTQVKLSKLLSDLMRRFGPARE; this is translated from the coding sequence ATGCTGCCCTTCCCACATCTGGGAGAGCTGGGATCCGTGAGCATGCACCTTGTGCTGGTCATCGGGGTGGCGGGATTGCTGCCCGCTCTGATCGACGTAAGCCGCACGCTGCACCGCTCGATCCTGCTGGGTGTCGCAGCCCTGCTGGCGCTGCGCTATGCGTGGTGGCGCGCGACAGAGACGATCGCGCCCTTCGGGTTTAACCTCGACACGCTCGGAAGCTGGATGCTGCTGGGCCTCGAGCTGTTTTCGATCGTCGGATCGCTGAGCGCCTTCCTGATCCTGTCGCGGGTGAAACGCCGCAGCGGCGAGGCCGACGCCTATGCGTCGTGGTGGGGCAGCGAAAACCCCCGAGTGGCCATCCTGATCGCGACCTACAACGAAGAAAAGGACGTGCTGGAGCGTACCATCGTGGGGGCGAAATCGCTCAGGTATCCCAACAAGGAGATCGTCGTCTGCGATGACAAGCGTCGTGACTGGCTGCGCGATTACTGTGCGGAAATCGGTGTCCGCTACATCAGACGCCCCACCAATGAAGGGCAGAAGGCCGGAAACATCAATCACGCGCTGGACCGGCTGGCGGAGGACGATGTCGTTCCGGACTTTATCGCCGTGCTCGACGCGGATTTCGTGCCGCATCGGGGTTTCGTGTCGCGGACGCTCGCGCTTTTCCACGACAGCAAGGTCGGGCTGGTGCAGACGCCGCAGTTCTTCTTCAATGCCGACCCCATCCAGCACAATTTCAACCTCAGCCGGTCGCTGCCGGATGAACAGCGGTTCTTCTTCGACCACATGCAGCCGTCGCGGGATGCCTGGGGGATCGCGTTTTGCTGCGGGACGTCGTCGATGTGCCGCTGGAGCGCCTTGCGCGAGATCGGGGGCTTCAACACGGAATCCGTGACCGAGGATTTCATGCTTACCCTCGCGCTGCAAAACGGCGGATGGAAAACAATCTATCTCTCCGAACCGCTGACCGAGGGGCTCGCGCCGGAGGGGCTCAAGGAATACATCACCCAGCGCGCGCGCTGGTGTCTGGGGCTGATGCAGATCGCGCGGTCATCGCTCGGCCCCTTTGCCCCCAGCAATCTGCGTCTGCGCGACCGCTGGAGCGTGATCGATTCCATCCTGTTCTGGACGACGACCTTTCCCTTCCGTCTGGCGGCCATCATCTTTCCGCTGCTCTACTGGTACTTCGGCATCATCGTGGTGGATGCCAGTCTGGCGGATGTGATCAGCTATTTCGGGGCCTATTATTTCTGGATCCTGATGACGCTGAACTTTCTCAGCCGCGGGATGGTGGTGCCGATCCTCAATGACGTAAGCCAGCTGCTCGGCGCCATCCCGATCACGCGCGCGGCCTTCTCGGCGCTGCTGCGGCCACATGGACATCCTTTTTCCGTTACCGCGAAGGGCGGCGACCGCTCGAAGGTAGTCATCCAGTGGCGGATCATGATGCCGTTTCTCGTGGGCCTTGTTCTGACGATCGTGGGGCTGTTGCTGGGCATCTTCGTCGATCGCTTCGCGTCCTATGACGCCGGGGATGGCAAGTGGGTCATCCTGTTCTGGAGCCTCTACAATGTCTTCGTACTTGCGGTGACCTGCCTTGCCTGTATCGAGCGGCCGCGCACCGAACTGCATGTCTCCGACAAGGCGGAACTGGCGGAATACACGGTGAATGGCGTCTCGCACCAGCTGTGGCTGACATCGCTGACCAGCCAGACCGTGCGGATCCGCGGTATCAAGGTCCCGATCACGACACGGGGGCGTCTGGTGATCGCGGATATTCCGGGCCAAATCGAGGTATACGCCATCGCCGAAGTGGGGGACGGCATGCGGCTGGGCCTGCTGCCGACAGAGGAACAGCACGAGGCCATGCTGATCAAGCTTTACGCCGAAGGCAACGAACCCGGTGTCACGCAGGTGAAGCTGAGCAAGCTTCTGTCCGACCTGATGAGACGTTTCGGCCCTGCGCGGGAATAA
- a CDS encoding HlyD family secretion protein, translating into MSGASANAVVNAPVVTVRAPTAGDLTLNTNSLGSRVREGEELASVLDPLVDSVRLNDLRMETTFAEAEIARLTADLAAVEAMRDSLDDRTEIFRAGRLEELTVRLEHARARLAILDGEPVEREGDAEDTGASADISPQRTRDDRLAIERAREDVEVLEIALETAKKGVFLGDGYNDSPNAEQRATELETRITDLQNALAQAITRFEAVSTRTERAYLRFNNLTGGAIRSPVNGIYWEVLQAGGVNVQRGDPILRLVDCDASFVTLSVTERLFNTLSIGDEASFRMGGKGRVFEATVARLAGSGAETIYRNLAVAPTQRHLERYDVALLVPGLTADADRGCAIGRTGRAFFDGRPLDWFRTLLD; encoded by the coding sequence ATGTCCGGAGCCAGCGCGAATGCTGTCGTGAATGCGCCGGTCGTCACGGTCCGCGCGCCCACGGCAGGAGATCTCACGCTGAACACCAACTCCCTCGGCTCGCGGGTCCGCGAGGGCGAGGAGCTTGCCTCCGTCCTCGACCCGCTTGTCGATTCGGTGCGGTTGAACGACCTGCGGATGGAAACGACGTTTGCCGAGGCTGAAATAGCGCGCCTGACGGCCGATCTGGCGGCGGTTGAGGCGATGCGCGACAGTCTGGATGACCGGACGGAAATCTTCCGCGCAGGCCGGCTGGAAGAACTTACCGTCAGGCTTGAACATGCGCGCGCGCGTCTTGCGATCCTCGACGGCGAACCCGTCGAGCGTGAGGGGGACGCGGAAGATACCGGTGCTTCCGCCGATATTTCGCCGCAGCGGACGCGAGACGATCGGCTGGCGATCGAGCGGGCGCGCGAAGACGTCGAGGTTCTGGAGATCGCCCTTGAAACAGCCAAAAAGGGCGTTTTCCTCGGAGATGGCTACAACGACTCCCCGAATGCAGAGCAGCGGGCGACAGAGCTGGAAACGCGGATCACCGACCTGCAGAATGCCCTTGCTCAGGCCATTACCCGGTTCGAGGCGGTGTCGACGCGCACCGAACGCGCGTACCTGCGCTTCAACAACCTGACCGGTGGCGCGATCCGGTCGCCGGTGAACGGGATCTACTGGGAAGTGCTGCAAGCGGGGGGTGTCAACGTCCAGCGCGGTGACCCGATCCTGCGGCTCGTCGATTGCGACGCGAGCTTCGTAACGCTGTCGGTCACCGAGCGCCTGTTCAATACGCTGAGCATCGGGGATGAGGCATCGTTCAGGATGGGCGGAAAGGGGCGCGTGTTCGAGGCGACGGTGGCGCGGCTGGCCGGGTCGGGGGCGGAGACGATCTACCGCAACCTCGCGGTCGCACCTACGCAAAGACACCTCGAACGATATGACGTCGCCCTGTTGGTGCCGGGGCTCACCGCAGACGCCGATCGCGGCTGCGCCATCGGGCGTACCGGGCGCGCCTTCTTCGACGGTCGTCCGCTCGACTGGTTCCGGACACTGCTGGACTGA
- a CDS encoding glycosyl hydrolase family 8 has protein sequence MALAGLAAGRGWAGSSAWEDWKAAFMTAEGRVVDREQGGVSHSEGQAYGLLLAQAWGDRDAFERIEAWTRANLAVRQDALMAWKWQDDGVSDWRNATDGDLLRAWALLRADRDSGWAGHAEEMNRIATDITGICLAPDPRAPAESLLKPSDLSRATDTSVLVNPSYYVIRALIELGEASGRVALVKAAVHGERILSDPAALRDWVEITPQGVSPAEGFEDLCGWDALRLPLYLVWSGRSAHPAVARMQDRFAASPLRGHIATVTDADGGVRARSDAAGFRAVASLAAGRAPGPAGSPSQGYYPATLGLLAQVAWKEGA, from the coding sequence GTGGCGCTGGCAGGTCTTGCCGCCGGGCGCGGTTGGGCTGGATCCTCGGCGTGGGAGGATTGGAAGGCCGCGTTCATGACTGCGGAGGGACGGGTTGTGGATCGCGAGCAGGGCGGGGTGAGCCATTCCGAAGGACAGGCCTACGGCCTGTTGCTCGCGCAGGCGTGGGGCGACCGGGACGCGTTCGAGCGGATCGAGGCGTGGACGCGGGCCAATCTCGCCGTCAGACAGGATGCCCTGATGGCGTGGAAGTGGCAGGATGACGGCGTAAGCGACTGGCGCAATGCGACTGACGGCGATCTGCTGAGGGCTTGGGCATTGTTGCGCGCGGACAGGGATTCCGGCTGGGCGGGCCATGCGGAAGAGATGAACCGCATCGCCACAGACATCACGGGGATCTGCCTTGCGCCAGATCCGCGGGCACCTGCGGAAAGCTTGCTGAAACCCTCCGACCTTTCCAGGGCGACTGACACATCCGTGCTCGTGAACCCCTCTTACTACGTTATTCGCGCGCTGATCGAGCTGGGCGAGGCATCGGGGCGCGTGGCGCTTGTCAAAGCCGCCGTGCATGGTGAACGCATCCTGTCGGATCCGGCAGCCCTGCGCGACTGGGTGGAGATCACGCCGCAAGGCGTGTCACCGGCGGAAGGATTCGAGGACCTCTGCGGTTGGGATGCGCTTCGCCTCCCGTTGTATCTGGTCTGGTCGGGGCGGTCGGCGCATCCTGCCGTGGCGCGGATGCAGGACAGGTTCGCCGCCAGTCCCCTGCGCGGCCATATCGCGACGGTCACCGATGCGGATGGCGGGGTCCGTGCCCGCAGTGATGCCGCCGGATTCCGCGCTGTGGCCAGCCTTGCCGCCGGGCGCGCCCCCGGGCCTGCGGGCTCACCATCGCAGGGATATTATCCCGCAACGCTTGGTCTTCTGGCGCAGGTTGCGTGGAAAGAAGGCGCATAA
- a CDS encoding permease, with translation MTQSFLETWHSAATTALGLFWTAFWAFGLGYLISSMIQVFVTRQTMQKQMGEAGPRSVAMGTFFGFASSSCSFAALSGTRALFAKGAGLVPSLAFLLASTNLVVELGIIIAIFLGWQFVVGEYVGGLLLIGLMWFVIRLTKCIAPVEEARRTAQQSQGDEDEAEGDDASWRDKIASRQSWAMVAQRYVMEWMMVWKDVTVGFTVAGIIAAFVPQSFFEWLFIGGDDPNFFELLAQALVGPVAAFFTFIGSMGNIPLAAVLYGNGVAFAGIMAFIFSDLVVIPVLRVNAQYYGWKMALYILGVFLVVLVATAMLLHYGFAALGLLPTAEQVRTVIDRDFFALDYTFWLNLVFGALGLAFLAWKIARSGWSFAIEAGVVEKALFVLAMASYAWLAVGLFVGG, from the coding sequence ATGACGCAAAGCTTCCTCGAAACCTGGCATTCGGCCGCGACCACGGCGCTCGGCCTCTTCTGGACGGCCTTCTGGGCCTTCGGTCTCGGCTACCTGATCTCGTCGATGATTCAGGTCTTCGTCACGCGCCAGACCATGCAGAAGCAGATGGGCGAGGCCGGTCCGCGCTCGGTCGCCATGGGCACGTTTTTCGGCTTCGCCAGCTCGTCGTGCAGCTTCGCGGCGCTGTCTGGCACCCGCGCGCTGTTTGCCAAGGGCGCGGGGCTGGTGCCCTCGCTCGCGTTCCTGCTGGCCTCCACCAACCTCGTCGTGGAGCTCGGCATCATCATCGCGATCTTCCTCGGCTGGCAGTTCGTCGTCGGCGAATATGTAGGCGGCCTTCTGCTGATCGGTTTGATGTGGTTTGTGATCCGCCTGACCAAGTGCATCGCCCCGGTCGAAGAGGCGCGGCGCACCGCGCAGCAGAGCCAGGGCGACGAGGACGAGGCGGAGGGCGACGACGCCTCGTGGCGCGACAAGATCGCCTCGCGGCAGAGCTGGGCCATGGTCGCGCAGCGCTACGTCATGGAATGGATGATGGTCTGGAAGGACGTGACCGTGGGCTTCACGGTCGCAGGCATCATCGCCGCCTTCGTGCCGCAAAGCTTCTTCGAATGGCTCTTTATCGGCGGCGACGATCCGAACTTCTTCGAGCTTTTGGCACAGGCTTTGGTCGGCCCGGTCGCGGCCTTCTTCACCTTCATCGGATCGATGGGGAACATCCCGCTCGCGGCCGTTCTCTACGGCAACGGCGTGGCCTTCGCGGGGATCATGGCGTTCATCTTCTCCGACCTCGTCGTCATCCCCGTGCTGCGGGTCAACGCGCAGTATTACGGGTGGAAGATGGCGCTCTACATTCTCGGCGTCTTCCTCGTGGTGCTCGTGGCGACGGCGATGCTGCTGCATTACGGGTTCGCGGCCCTCGGCCTGTTGCCCACGGCCGAGCAGGTCCGCACGGTCATCGACCGCGACTTCTTCGCCCTCGACTATACCTTCTGGCTGAACCTCGTCTTCGGCGCGCTCGGCCTCGCTTTCCTCGCCTGGAAGATCGCCCGATCCGGCTGGAGCTTCGCCATCGAAGCGGGCGTCGTCGAAAAGGCCCTCTTTGTCCTTGCCATGGCCTCCTACGCGTGGCTCGCGGTCGGTCTCTTCGTCGGCGGATGA
- a CDS encoding permease: protein MTELALSVRSWATDLAHRLWTEEKVLLFIAGLLLALLVLAPGQAAISAEFAARNLLEVAPFLFLSIGIAAYAGATGADALIARAFTGSPAIMILIAAFAGGLSPFCSCGVIPLIAALLAMGVPLSAVMAFWLASPVMDPSMFVLTTGVLGIEFAVAKTLAAVGLGVFGGYVVHLLSRAGGLADPLREGVGNGGCGGAKVRTAKPVVWKFWQDDERVSKFIREGIKTTLFLAKWLTLAFVLESLMLAWLPADLVARSLGGTGLAPIAIATLVGVPAYLNGYAALPLVGGLLGQGMAPGAGLAFLVAGGVTSLPAAIAVWAMVKRKVFFLYFGIALTGSFATGLLFQLWTMI, encoded by the coding sequence ATGACTGAACTCGCCCTCAGCGTCCGCTCATGGGCAACCGACCTCGCTCATCGGCTGTGGACCGAGGAGAAGGTCTTGTTGTTCATCGCCGGTCTCTTGCTCGCCCTGTTGGTTCTCGCCCCCGGACAGGCTGCCATCAGTGCAGAGTTTGCCGCGCGCAACCTGCTTGAGGTCGCGCCGTTTCTGTTTCTCTCAATCGGCATCGCCGCCTATGCCGGTGCGACCGGTGCTGACGCTCTGATTGCACGTGCCTTCACCGGATCGCCCGCAATTATGATTTTGATTGCGGCGTTCGCAGGAGGCCTGTCGCCGTTCTGCTCCTGTGGTGTCATCCCGCTGATCGCGGCACTTCTTGCAATGGGTGTGCCACTCTCGGCCGTCATGGCCTTCTGGCTCGCCTCGCCGGTCATGGACCCCTCAATGTTTGTGCTGACCACTGGAGTTCTCGGGATCGAGTTCGCTGTAGCCAAAACGCTCGCAGCCGTCGGACTGGGTGTCTTCGGCGGCTATGTGGTCCATCTCCTGAGCAGGGCGGGCGGATTAGCCGATCCACTGCGCGAGGGCGTTGGCAATGGCGGGTGCGGTGGTGCAAAAGTGCGCACGGCGAAGCCTGTTGTCTGGAAGTTTTGGCAGGACGATGAGCGTGTCAGCAAGTTCATACGCGAGGGGATCAAGACCACGCTGTTTCTCGCCAAATGGCTGACGCTCGCATTCGTGCTGGAAAGCCTGATGCTCGCGTGGCTTCCTGCCGATCTGGTGGCCCGTTCGCTCGGCGGCACAGGCCTCGCTCCTATCGCGATCGCAACCCTGGTCGGCGTACCTGCGTATCTCAACGGCTACGCTGCCCTGCCGCTCGTCGGTGGCCTTCTCGGGCAAGGCATGGCCCCGGGCGCAGGTCTCGCGTTTCTGGTCGCAGGGGGTGTGACCTCGCTGCCAGCGGCTATTGCGGTCTGGGCGATGGTGAAGCGAAAGGTGTTCTTTCTCTATTTTGGGATCGCTTTGACCGGCTCCTTTGCGACAGGCCTTCTGTTTCAGCTCTGGACGATGATCTGA
- a CDS encoding ArsR/SmtB family transcription factor translates to MNSNASIALSLAALGHETRLAIFRLLVRAGDEGLNVGEIGQHIDMAASTLAHHLKALVDAGLVIQERQGRQILNRVDYGAMRRTVSFLTAECCVGVTLTQEDVA, encoded by the coding sequence ATGAATTCAAATGCATCCATCGCTCTCTCTTTGGCCGCCCTAGGGCATGAAACTCGTCTCGCGATCTTCCGGCTTCTGGTTCGGGCCGGGGACGAAGGCCTGAACGTGGGCGAGATCGGTCAGCATATCGACATGGCGGCTTCTACACTCGCGCATCATCTTAAAGCTCTTGTAGATGCCGGGCTGGTTATTCAGGAGCGCCAGGGTCGCCAGATTTTGAACCGGGTCGATTACGGCGCGATGCGCAGAACTGTATCGTTCTTGACTGCTGAGTGCTGCGTCGGTGTCACCCTTACACAGGAGGACGTCGCATGA
- a CDS encoding recombinase family protein, with amino-acid sequence MSALQRLLTEVDAGHVDTVVVYKIDRLTRSLMDFAKLVERADKANCSFVSVIQAFNTSTSMG; translated from the coding sequence CTGTCAGCACTCCAGCGCCTCCTCACTGAAGTGGATGCGGGCCACGTCGACACGGTCGTGGTCTACAAGATCGACCGGCTGACACGCTCACTCATGGACTTCGCAAAGCTGGTGGAGCGGGCGGACAAGGCAAACTGCTCATTCGTCTCGGTCATCCAGGCTTTCAACACCTCGACCTCGATGGGCTGA